The genomic DNA CCCTCACCCACCACGAAGCCATCCCGGCGCGCATCGAAAGGACGCGAGCACCCCCTGGCGCTCAGGATGCCCAGGTGGCCGAAGCCCGCCAGCATCAACGGATCCACGTCCGCGCCCACGCCGCCGCACAGGGCCACGTCACAGAGACCGAGCCGGAGCGCCCGCACCGCCTCGATGATGGCCGCGCTGCCGGAGGCGCACGCCAGCGACACGGTCTGCGCCGGGCCGCGCGCGTCCCACTCCCCCGCGAGCGTCGAGGCCACGGCCGCCGGAGACACCACCGAGGCGTCGATCCGCTCCGCGAGCGCGGGAGCCCGAGCGCCGAAGCGGAGGTGATCGAACGTCCGTCCACCCCCCGCCGCCCGGGCCAGCTCGCACACCGTGGCGAGCGTGGCCCGTCCGGACTCCGCGCCGATGAAGACCCCGAGCCGCTCCGGCGCGACGGACACGCCCGCCCGCGTCCAGGCCTCCCGCGCCGCGCGCCGGGCCAGCCCCATCCGGCGATCCGGCCCGTCGAGCTCCGGGTCGAGCACGGGCGCGCCAACGGTGCAGGGAAAACCCTCCACGTCGAAGTGCGTGATGGGGCCGATGGCACAGCGCCCCGCCGCCAGCGCGCCCACGGTGGAAGGCCAGTCCCGGCCCAGCGCGGAGACCACGCCCACCCCGCGGATGAAGGCACGCCGGGCGCTCACGGCTCCTCCGAGGAACCGTGGAGCCACACGTTGAGGACCTCGCGGCGTTTGGCGATCAGCGAGGCGTGCTTCACCTGCGCGAAGGCGAAGGTCAGCTCGGCCTCGGCGGCGAGCTGCTCGTCCACGCGCGCGAACGCCCGCACCTGGCCGCCGTCCTCGCTCGCGGTGAGCCCCCTGGCCTCCAGGAGCATCTTGTCCCCCGGCCGGACGAGCCGCCGGAACTTCGCGCGCTCCACCGACACCAGCAGCGCGTGCAGGTCCGAGCGGCCCCGCGCGCGCATCGTCGCCTCCAGCAGGACGCCACCGAGCTGCGCGAGCGATTCGAGGATGAGCGCGCCGGGCATCACCGGGTGTCCCGGGAAGTGGTCGACGAAGACGTCATCGGCGAGCGAGACGCACTTGACGCCCAGGGCCCGCTCGGGAGGTTGAAGCTCGGAGATCCGGTCCAGCAGCACGTAGCGCATGCGGAGCAGGGAGCATAGGCGCCCCCGCGAGCCCCGCCCAAGGGGCTTCTGACGCACGGAACCCCTTGACCCGGTGAGGGGATGCCGTGCCTTGATCCGGCCCTCCCTACCCGACGTCCCCTGGAGCCTCGATGGACTGCACCACCTGCGGACCCACGCCCACGCCTCGGAAGGACCGGCCCCACACCTTCCTCCTGCACGAGATGTCCCGGTGCCCGACCTGCCGGACCGAGGTGGAAGGCCGTGTCGTCCTGCGCGAGGAGCAGGTCTACTCGCTCCAGCACTGCAACACGTGTGGCCCGTCGGAGCTGCGCATCTCCAACGACGCGAAGGCCTACATCCAGTCGTTCCTGGCGCGGGGCGAGGTGCCCGAGGGCCTCCAGGGCGACCACATCTTCAAGCACACCACGTCCACCTGTCCCCATTGCCTGTCGCTGGTGCGGGCCGAGGTGGTCATCCGCGCGGGCCAGGTCTTCTTCAAGAAGACGTGCGAGAAGTGCGGCCCGTCCGAGGCGCTCGTGTCCGAGGACGCGAAGTACTACGTGAAGGCCTACTCCTTCGCGCGCGCCGGCACCGAGCCGCTGAAGTTCGCCGCCGAGGTGAAGCACGGCTGCCCCACGGACTGTGGGACGTGCGGCGACCACGAGCAGCACACGTGTCTGCCCATCGTGGAGATCACGGATCACTGCAACCTCGAGTGTCCCATCTGCATCGTCAACAACCAGTACGCCAACCACCTGGATCCCGAGGTCTTCCGGAGCATGGTGGACACGCTGGTGCGCAACGAGGGCCAGTGCGAGTCGATCGCGCTCTCGGGCGGCGAGCCCACGAGCCACCCCAAGCTGTTCGAGCTGATCGAGATCGCCAACCGGCCGGAGATCGGCCGCGTGGTGGTCATCACCAACGGCCTGCGGCTGGGGCGGGACCGGGCCTTCGCCGAGCGCCTGAAGGAGACGG from Archangium lipolyticum includes the following:
- a CDS encoding hotdog family protein, encoding MRYVLLDRISELQPPERALGVKCVSLADDVFVDHFPGHPVMPGALILESLAQLGGVLLEATMRARGRSDLHALLVSVERAKFRRLVRPGDKMLLEARGLTASEDGGQVRAFARVDEQLAAEAELTFAFAQVKHASLIAKRREVLNVWLHGSSEEP
- a CDS encoding beta-ketoacyl-[acyl-carrier-protein] synthase family protein; the encoded protein is MSARRAFIRGVGVVSALGRDWPSTVGALAAGRCAIGPITHFDVEGFPCTVGAPVLDPELDGPDRRMGLARRAAREAWTRAGVSVAPERLGVFIGAESGRATLATVCELARAAGGGRTFDHLRFGARAPALAERIDASVVSPAAVASTLAGEWDARGPAQTVSLACASGSAAIIEAVRALRLGLCDVALCGGVGADVDPLMLAGFGHLGILSARGCSRPFDARRDGFVVGEGAAMVVLSVERGEARAEIAGVGRSLDAYNLTAPDPEGDGARRSMSAALRDAGVETVDYVQAHGTSTPLNDPVEAKALRAVLGDGLARARVGSVKGALGHWVAGAGALGLVCAYEAVVGGRMLPSAGLETPDPDCELPHVMGTAVHQEAGTALVNAFAFGGANTSLVVRRCS